Genomic window (Comamonas endophytica):
GCCCGCCCATCGCGGCCGGCAGGGTGATGCCGTAGAAGCCCAGCTCGTGCGAGCGCTGCCACACCTGCTGCAACAGCGCGCGCTCGGCGCCATGCTCGTGGTCGATGCCATGCGTGCGCGCCAGCGCGGCCAGCTCGCCGCCGAGGAAATCCTGGATGCGCGCGATAAGTTCGCGCGCGCGCTCCGAGCCCTCGAAAGGCAGGTCGAACAGCGGCTCGGGAATGGCGGAGATGGATTCGTTTTTCATGCGGTCGTCCTCCCCTTCAGTTGACCATGCGGCTGTGGCCGCTCCAGTAGCGCGACTGGATCGCCCGGCGCATCACCTTGCCGTTCGGGTTCTTGGGCAGCGCGGCGACGAACTCGATATGCCGAGGGCGCTTGAAGCCGCCCAGCAGCGGCGCGCAAAAGCGCTCGATGGCCGCGGCATCGACGCTGCGCCCGGCCTTGAGCACCACATGCGCGGCCACGGCCTCGCCCCATTTCTCGTCGGGAATGGCAAACACGCAGGCATCGGCAATGGCTTCGTGCTGGTAGAGCACCGCTTCCACCTCCGAGGGATAGACATTGAAGCCGCCGCTGATCACCATGTCTTTCTTGCGGTCGACGATATAGACATAGCCCTCGTCGTCGGCGCGCGCCAGGTCGCCGGTGTGGTAGCGGCCGTTCTTCAGCACCTCGGCCGTGAGCTCGGGCGCGCGCCAGTAGCCGGCGAAGACATCGGGACCGCCGACCACGATCTCGCCGATCTCGCCCGGCGCCACGGGCAGGCCGGCATCGTCCACGATCTCCACCTGCGATTCCAGGAAGGGCCGGCCGCACGAGGCGAGGCGCTCGGGCAGGGCGGCGCGCGCGAACAGATGGTCCTCCACGGACAGCCCGCAGACGCCCGAGGTGGTCTCGCCCGCGCCATAGCCCTGCGACAGCACCGGCCCGAAGACATCCATCGCGCGCAGGATGCGGGCTGGCGCCATCGGCGCGGCGCCATACCCCAGGCGCTGCAGATCCGGCAGGGGGCGGTACTTGCCGTCGAGCTCTGCCAGCAGCATGTTGATCATGGTCGGCACCAGGAAGGTATGCGTCACGCGCTCGGCGCGCATCTCGGCCA
Coding sequences:
- a CDS encoding AMP-binding protein — translated: MPQPAPCIANVGELVSRAARSYARQTALISATRSLTYAELERRSNRLANALRGMGLARGDRVGIYLPNCTEIVELELACYKGAFIKAPFNARLSPTEVGDIAANSGAAVIVTTAERAESFRPHIQGAMPRLLLLDGPADSSYEAVLAQASDAFTAERVTADEVAVLHYTSGSSGVLKAAMQTFGNRLAQLRKFLMRPDSVRSGQLLGLVGPITHASGMQLVPALCSGATIRLFSGFEPGRFLAEMRAERVTHTFLVPTMINMLLAELDGKYRPLPDLQRLGYGAAPMAPARILRAMDVFGPVLSQGYGAGETTSGVCGLSVEDHLFARAALPERLASCGRPFLESQVEIVDDAGLPVAPGEIGEIVVGGPDVFAGYWRAPELTAEVLKNGRYHTGDLARADDEGYVYIVDRKKDMVISGGFNVYPSEVEAVLYQHEAIADACVFAIPDEKWGEAVAAHVVLKAGRSVDAAAIERFCAPLLGGFKRPRHIEFVAALPKNPNGKVMRRAIQSRYWSGHSRMVN